Proteins from a single region of Abyssalbus ytuae:
- the argC gene encoding N-acetyl-gamma-glutamyl-phosphate reductase, which produces MIKAGIIGGSGYTGGELIRILLNHPQVEIDFVYSTTKAEKPVSDAHEDLLGVTNIRFSSQINKEVDVLFLCLGHGNSKTFLTENNFSGKTKIIDLSNDFRLKNDSVFEGKEFVYGLPELQKNRIKSAQYIANPGCFATAIQLALLPLAQNKLLNNEVHINAITGSTGAGVQLSPSSHFSWRNNNISWYKPFTHQHLGEISESIEKLNNSKSNIYFLPYRGNFTRGILASCYTKYDGSRKEAEELYRSYYAEAVFTKISEKEIHLKQVVNTNNCHLHIHIHDDVLLITSVIDNLLKGASGQAVQNMNLMFGFNENEGLNLKASYF; this is translated from the coding sequence ATGATTAAAGCAGGAATAATAGGAGGCTCGGGATATACCGGGGGCGAACTGATCAGAATTTTGCTTAACCATCCACAGGTTGAAATTGATTTTGTGTACAGTACCACCAAAGCAGAAAAACCGGTAAGTGATGCTCACGAAGATTTACTGGGTGTTACCAACATACGATTTAGCAGCCAAATTAATAAAGAAGTTGATGTATTATTTCTTTGTCTGGGTCACGGAAACTCCAAAACATTCTTAACAGAGAATAATTTTTCCGGTAAAACAAAAATTATTGATTTAAGTAATGATTTCAGATTAAAAAATGATTCGGTTTTTGAAGGTAAAGAATTTGTGTACGGCCTGCCCGAATTACAAAAAAATAGGATAAAATCTGCTCAGTATATTGCCAATCCGGGTTGTTTTGCTACCGCCATACAACTGGCTTTGCTTCCTTTAGCTCAAAATAAACTTTTAAACAACGAGGTACATATTAATGCCATTACAGGCAGTACAGGAGCTGGAGTTCAGCTTTCCCCTTCCTCTCATTTTAGCTGGAGAAACAATAATATATCATGGTACAAACCATTTACCCATCAGCATTTAGGAGAAATAAGTGAGAGTATAGAAAAACTTAACAATAGCAAATCTAATATCTATTTCTTACCATACAGGGGAAATTTTACCCGGGGCATATTAGCTTCATGCTATACCAAATATGATGGTAGCCGTAAAGAAGCAGAAGAACTATACCGTTCCTATTATGCAGAAGCAGTTTTTACTAAAATTTCAGAAAAAGAAATACACCTCAAACAAGTTGTGAATACAAACAATTGCCATCTTCATATACATATACATGACGATGTATTATTAATCACAAGTGTTATTGATAATCTTTTAAAAGGAGCTTCAGGACAAGCGGTTCAAAATATGAATTTAATGTTCGGATTTAATGAAAACGAAGGGCTTAATTTAAAAGCCTCTTACTTTTAA
- a CDS encoding aspartate aminotransferase family protein translates to MKLFDVYPLYNITPVKGEGVYVIDDKGEKYLDLYGGHAVISIGHSHPHYVKSLKNQLDKIGFYSNAVQNPLQSELAKKLGNLSGCNNYNLFLCNSGAEANENALKLASFYTGKAKVISFENSFHGRTSAAVAVTDNKNINAPLNKQHHVTILPLNQLHSLNYELATSSVSAVIIEPIQGVGGLDEGTTEFFHEVSQLCKKYNVPLIADEIQCGYGRSGKFFAYQYHNIEPDIITIAKGMANGFPVGGVLIHPKFEAKHGMLGTTFGGNHLACTAAIAVLDVIEEENLIENAKQVGEYLIEKALKIPQVKKVKGKGLMVGLEFDFEVGELRKKLIHEHHIFTGGSSNKNLLRILPPLTITRKEVDIFLQALEKVLEESFITK, encoded by the coding sequence ATGAAATTATTTGATGTATACCCATTATATAACATAACTCCCGTCAAAGGCGAAGGGGTTTACGTAATCGACGATAAAGGAGAAAAATATCTTGATTTATACGGCGGACATGCAGTAATATCAATAGGTCATTCACATCCGCATTATGTAAAAAGCTTAAAAAACCAACTTGATAAAATAGGATTTTACTCAAATGCCGTTCAAAATCCGTTGCAGTCAGAACTGGCAAAAAAGCTCGGAAATCTTTCAGGTTGTAACAATTATAATTTATTTTTGTGTAATTCCGGGGCGGAAGCCAATGAAAATGCTTTAAAACTAGCGTCTTTTTATACAGGTAAAGCAAAAGTAATTTCTTTTGAAAACAGTTTCCATGGTAGAACCTCGGCCGCAGTTGCGGTTACAGACAATAAAAATATTAACGCACCGTTAAATAAACAGCACCACGTTACTATCCTACCTTTAAACCAACTTCACTCTTTGAATTATGAATTAGCAACAAGTAGCGTGAGTGCTGTTATTATAGAACCCATCCAGGGAGTGGGAGGTTTAGACGAAGGCACCACCGAATTCTTCCACGAAGTTTCACAACTCTGTAAAAAATATAACGTTCCCTTAATAGCCGACGAAATACAATGCGGCTACGGACGAAGCGGGAAATTTTTTGCCTATCAGTATCATAACATAGAACCCGATATTATTACCATAGCCAAGGGAATGGCCAATGGCTTTCCTGTTGGGGGAGTTTTAATTCATCCTAAATTCGAAGCCAAGCACGGAATGTTGGGAACCACTTTTGGAGGTAATCATTTAGCCTGCACAGCAGCCATTGCAGTACTGGATGTTATTGAAGAAGAAAACCTTATTGAGAATGCGAAACAAGTAGGAGAATATCTTATCGAAAAAGCTCTTAAAATACCACAAGTGAAAAAAGTAAAGGGTAAAGGTTTAATGGTAGGCCTTGAATTTGACTTTGAAGTGGGAGAATTAAGAAAAAAACTTATCCACGAACATCACATTTTTACCGGAGGATCATCAAACAAGAACCTGTTAAGAATACTCCCTCCCTTAACTATCACTAGAAAAGAAGTAGATATATTCCTGCAGGCTTTGGAAAAAGTACTGGAAGAAAGTTTCATTACCAAATGA
- the proB gene encoding glutamate 5-kinase has protein sequence MTKKKRILLKIGSNTLTKETKHISRGKIEDIARQIAYLKDEYEFVIVSSGAIAAARQFVNLEGNGKEITVKQALASIGQLHLMRIYQDNFRELGLFVSQCLLSYSDFEKQESKENISDTINVLLANGYIPVINENDTVATDEIKFGDNDKLAALTGVLLNVDLLIIATNTNGFYTKKSMQDNKPETILQVTDIQELSKEILADKSSLGTGGMKSKIDAVKITSKANIETWIINGINDNFIINAINNKIEFTKITP, from the coding sequence ATGACAAAAAAGAAACGCATATTATTAAAAATAGGGTCTAACACACTCACCAAGGAAACAAAGCATATTTCCCGTGGGAAAATAGAAGATATAGCCCGTCAAATAGCTTATTTGAAAGATGAATATGAATTTGTGATAGTAAGCTCCGGTGCCATTGCCGCTGCCAGACAGTTTGTAAACCTGGAAGGCAACGGAAAAGAAATAACAGTAAAACAAGCTTTAGCTTCTATTGGTCAGTTACATTTAATGAGAATATACCAGGATAATTTCCGGGAATTGGGCCTGTTTGTTTCACAATGCCTTCTCTCCTATTCCGATTTTGAAAAACAGGAATCAAAAGAAAATATCTCTGACACCATTAATGTTTTGTTAGCCAATGGCTATATTCCCGTGATCAATGAAAATGATACAGTAGCCACCGACGAAATAAAATTTGGTGATAACGATAAGTTGGCAGCTTTAACCGGAGTTCTGCTAAATGTTGATTTGCTAATTATAGCAACCAATACCAACGGTTTTTATACCAAAAAATCTATGCAGGATAATAAGCCCGAAACCATTTTACAGGTAACTGATATTCAGGAACTGAGTAAAGAAATTTTAGCTGATAAATCTTCTCTCGGTACGGGAGGAATGAAATCCAAAATAGATGCAGTTAAAATTACATCAAAGGCCAATATAGAAACCTGGATAATAAACGGTATTAATGACAATTTCATTATTAATGCAATAAATAATAAAATAGAATTTACAAAAATAACACCATAA
- a CDS encoding NADPH-dependent FMN reductase: MKTILAFAGSNSSASINHELVKYTVSQVPKFRIQLLRMSEMPFPMYSSDTEKNDGYKNSLIELHEDIKKAAGLIISVNEHNGNPSAYFKNVIDWLSRVDRKFLADKKIFLMSTSQNERGGQSSLSTVKNMLPRFGADIIDTFSLPFFNTNFSLEEGEITDVDLKTEHLRTLNDFLDQL; encoded by the coding sequence ATGAAGACTATTTTAGCATTTGCCGGCAGTAATTCATCGGCCTCCATAAATCATGAGTTGGTAAAGTATACGGTATCCCAGGTTCCCAAATTTCGTATTCAGCTTTTAAGAATGTCGGAAATGCCGTTTCCCATGTACAGCTCCGATACTGAAAAAAATGATGGTTATAAAAACTCATTAATTGAGTTGCATGAAGATATTAAGAAAGCGGCGGGATTAATAATTTCGGTTAATGAGCATAATGGCAATCCATCGGCTTATTTTAAAAATGTTATAGACTGGTTGTCACGGGTGGACAGAAAGTTTTTAGCCGACAAGAAGATTTTTTTAATGAGTACTTCTCAAAATGAAAGGGGCGGACAAAGTTCTTTGTCCACCGTAAAAAATATGCTGCCTCGTTTTGGTGCTGATATTATTGATACATTTTCCCTGCCGTTTTTCAACACAAATTTTTCGCTTGAAGAGGGAGAAATTACAGATGTTGACCTGAAAACAGAGCATTTAAGGACTCTTAACGATTTTTTAGACCAGCTCTAG
- a CDS encoding M20 family metallo-hydrolase, with protein MTRKELTYKATELLKKLISTPSFSSEEDNTALLIENWFTEFNIPFKRENNNIWAFNRHFQEGKPLLLLNSHHDTVKPNSAYTKNPFDAHIEDGKLYGLGSNDAGGCLVSLLATFTYLYNHENSDYNMVMVASAEEESSGPNGLNSVLKSLPHIDVAIVGEPTLMDLAIAEKGLVVFDGNVKGTPSHAAHINDDNCIYKSIKTLEWFRDYKFEKISEVLGEVKMTVTQINSGSQHNVVPADLSLVIDVRVNDKYSNQEVYDIIRSNAPCEVKPRSLRLNSSSIPKEHPLVQAGIALGRKTYGSPTLSDQAVLSCPSLKLGPGDSKRSHSANEFIYLHEIEEGIDLYIKLLEKVL; from the coding sequence ATGACCCGAAAAGAACTTACATACAAAGCCACAGAATTACTAAAAAAGTTAATTTCAACACCATCTTTTTCTTCCGAAGAAGATAACACGGCTTTATTAATTGAAAACTGGTTTACGGAATTTAATATTCCTTTCAAAAGAGAAAACAATAATATATGGGCTTTTAACAGGCACTTTCAAGAGGGCAAACCCTTATTATTGCTTAATTCTCATCACGATACCGTAAAACCCAATTCAGCATACACAAAAAATCCGTTTGATGCCCATATTGAAGATGGAAAACTATACGGACTGGGAAGTAACGATGCCGGAGGATGCTTAGTTTCCCTCCTGGCAACCTTTACTTACCTTTACAACCATGAAAATTCAGATTATAATATGGTAATGGTGGCTTCGGCCGAAGAAGAAAGCTCAGGGCCAAACGGCCTTAATTCTGTTTTAAAAAGTTTACCCCATATTGATGTAGCCATAGTGGGAGAACCTACCCTTATGGATCTCGCCATTGCCGAAAAAGGACTGGTGGTTTTTGATGGCAACGTAAAAGGTACCCCCAGCCATGCAGCCCATATAAATGATGATAATTGCATTTACAAATCCATTAAAACCCTGGAATGGTTCAGGGATTATAAATTTGAAAAAATTTCCGAAGTTTTGGGTGAAGTAAAAATGACGGTAACGCAAATTAACTCAGGTTCGCAACACAATGTAGTTCCAGCCGATCTGTCCCTGGTGATCGATGTAAGGGTAAACGACAAATACTCCAACCAGGAGGTTTATGACATTATAAGATCAAATGCCCCGTGTGAAGTAAAACCAAGATCTCTTCGGCTTAATTCATCATCAATACCTAAAGAACATCCCTTAGTACAGGCAGGTATTGCCTTAGGCAGGAAAACCTATGGCTCTCCCACCCTTTCGGATCAGGCAGTGTTAAGCTGTCCGTCGTTAAAACTGGGCCCGGGAGACTCAAAACGGTCACACTCGGCAAATGAGTTTATCTACCTTCATGAAATTGAAGAAGGAATAGATTTGTATATTAAACTTTTAGAGAAAGTTCTTTAA
- the argH gene encoding argininosuccinate lyase, which yields MKLWDKGFSTDKKIDIFTVGSDRELDLVIAKYDVIASSAHAKMLGKIGLLSEKEVTNLITELNEIGRTIEAGTFIIEDSFEDVHSKIEYILTEKLGDTGKKIHTARSRNDQVLVAVHLYLKNELTQIKTQVKELFDTLILLAEKYQNVLLPGYTHLQVAMLSSFGLWFSAYAESLIDDLYFVNAAYRIVDQNPLGSAAGYGSSFPIDRDFTTREMNFETLKYNVVAAQMSRGKAEKSVAFGISSIASTLAKLAMDICLYMSQNFDFITFPNELTTGSSIMPHKKNPDVFELIRGKCNKIQAVPNQLALLTTNLPNGYHRELQLTKEIIVPAIQELKSCLEMMNFSIASIIVKENILQDKKYDYLFSVDTLNDLVLSGMPFRDAYKKMGQEIENGTFKPKRNIKHSHKGSLGNLCLDEIKKKMEKMADH from the coding sequence ATGAAGCTCTGGGACAAAGGTTTTTCAACCGATAAAAAGATAGATATATTTACGGTAGGTTCAGACAGGGAACTCGACCTTGTTATTGCCAAATATGATGTTATAGCCTCCTCCGCACATGCAAAAATGTTAGGAAAAATCGGGTTGCTTTCTGAAAAAGAAGTAACCAATCTGATTACAGAACTAAATGAAATAGGCAGGACCATAGAAGCCGGAACTTTTATCATAGAAGACTCTTTTGAAGACGTTCATTCAAAAATTGAATACATTCTTACTGAAAAACTGGGAGATACAGGGAAAAAAATCCACACGGCCAGATCCAGGAATGACCAGGTGCTGGTAGCCGTTCATTTGTATTTAAAAAATGAATTAACTCAAATAAAAACCCAGGTAAAAGAATTGTTCGATACCTTAATTTTGCTAGCTGAAAAATATCAAAATGTTTTATTACCCGGATATACCCATTTGCAGGTAGCCATGCTTTCCTCTTTCGGATTATGGTTTTCTGCCTATGCCGAAAGTTTAATTGACGATTTATACTTTGTAAATGCAGCCTATAGAATTGTTGACCAAAATCCCCTGGGAAGTGCGGCAGGTTACGGAAGTTCCTTTCCTATTGACAGGGACTTTACAACTCGGGAAATGAATTTTGAAACCCTTAAATACAATGTGGTGGCCGCCCAGATGAGCCGGGGTAAAGCCGAAAAAAGTGTAGCTTTCGGTATAAGCAGCATAGCTTCTACGCTGGCAAAACTGGCAATGGATATATGTCTGTATATGAGCCAGAATTTTGACTTTATCACCTTTCCCAACGAACTCACAACCGGATCGAGCATCATGCCCCATAAAAAAAACCCCGATGTATTTGAGCTCATAAGGGGAAAATGCAATAAAATACAGGCCGTTCCTAACCAACTGGCTTTATTAACCACCAATTTGCCAAATGGATATCACAGGGAGCTACAGCTTACCAAAGAAATAATAGTTCCGGCCATACAGGAGTTAAAATCCTGTCTCGAAATGATGAATTTCTCCATAGCAAGCATCATTGTAAAAGAAAATATCCTGCAGGATAAAAAATACGATTACCTCTTTAGTGTCGATACGCTCAATGACCTTGTATTAAGCGGAATGCCCTTCAGGGATGCCTATAAAAAAATGGGACAGGAAATAGAAAACGGCACTTTTAAACCCAAACGGAATATTAAACATTCCCATAAAGGAAGCCTGGGAAATTTATGCCTGGATGAAATTAAAAAGAAAATGGAAAAAATGGCAGACCACTAG
- the argB gene encoding acetylglutamate kinase translates to MKRIVSIIKVGGNLISNEEILNKFLSDFAQLEGLKVLVHGGGKLATELATKLGIETKMIDGRRITDAETLDVITMVYGGLVNKTIVAKLQAHNCNAVGISGADLNSIQSVKRPLKEYDFGFVGDVVKVNSSMFSLLLNNNISPVCCAITHDNNGQLFNTNADTIASEIAVGLSNDFETHLYYCFEKNGVLKDINDENSVIKKINSASYQKLLEDKIIADGMLPKLHNCFNALNKKVSQVHIGSINMLHKNNTLKTTITLK, encoded by the coding sequence ATGAAAAGAATTGTATCAATAATAAAAGTAGGCGGTAATTTAATTTCAAATGAAGAAATCCTCAATAAATTTTTATCGGATTTTGCACAATTAGAAGGTTTAAAAGTTCTGGTTCACGGTGGTGGAAAGTTAGCAACCGAATTGGCCACCAAACTGGGTATTGAAACCAAAATGATAGATGGAAGGAGAATTACCGATGCCGAAACTTTGGACGTGATTACCATGGTATACGGCGGGCTTGTGAACAAAACTATTGTTGCAAAACTCCAGGCTCACAATTGCAATGCCGTGGGAATTTCCGGAGCCGACCTAAATAGCATTCAATCTGTAAAAAGGCCGTTAAAAGAATATGATTTTGGCTTTGTGGGTGATGTGGTTAAAGTAAACAGCAGTATGTTTTCGTTATTATTAAATAATAATATTTCTCCCGTGTGCTGTGCCATAACCCATGATAACAACGGACAGCTTTTCAATACCAATGCCGACACTATTGCTTCCGAAATCGCTGTTGGCCTGAGCAATGATTTTGAAACCCACTTATATTACTGTTTCGAAAAAAACGGAGTACTCAAAGACATAAATGACGAAAACTCTGTAATAAAAAAAATTAACAGCGCCTCTTACCAAAAGCTTCTGGAAGATAAAATAATTGCCGATGGTATGCTCCCCAAACTTCATAACTGCTTTAATGCCTTAAATAAAAAAGTATCGCAGGTACATATAGGCAGTATTAACATGTTGCATAAAAATAATACTCTTAAAACAACTATAACCCTCAAATGA
- the pabB gene encoding aminodeoxychorismate synthase component I: MIRTGKSFKVDDIDLFKRNLLNWSQQFDDVVWLDSNNYKQEHSSFDAVLAVDALTSLKTDYHNAFDDLKEYQSATNDWIFGYLTYDLKNDLETLSSDNYDGLFFPDLYFFQPKKIIAIKADEVVFNYLLLADDDIYSDFEEICSFQSRETENFANGNEIKIKLRIHKEEYYEKVIKMLEHIHRGDIYEANFCQEFYALNTQINPVETYKKLNSISKPPFATFMKVNDKYLLSASPERYLRKEGEKVISQPIKGTAKRAATLQEDDLFKFSLENDPKERSENIMIVDLVRNDLSKIALKGSVKVGELCKVYTFEQVHQMISTVEAKVDKGVHAVDIIKATFPMGSMTGAPKISAMKIIEELEETKRGLYSGTVGYFSPNGDFDFNVIIRSILYNKTQKYVSYSVGGAITSKSVPEKEYEECLIKAKAMRQVLEEA, translated from the coding sequence ATGATCAGAACCGGAAAATCTTTTAAAGTTGATGATATAGATTTGTTTAAACGCAACCTTTTAAACTGGTCTCAACAGTTTGATGATGTTGTTTGGTTAGACAGTAATAATTATAAACAGGAACATTCAAGTTTTGATGCTGTTCTGGCAGTTGATGCTTTAACCTCATTAAAAACCGATTATCACAACGCGTTTGATGATTTAAAAGAATATCAATCTGCAACCAACGACTGGATTTTTGGTTATCTGACTTACGACCTTAAAAATGATTTGGAAACCCTTAGTTCTGATAATTATGATGGTTTATTTTTTCCGGATTTATATTTTTTTCAACCCAAAAAAATAATCGCAATAAAAGCTGACGAGGTAGTTTTTAATTACCTGTTATTGGCTGATGATGATATTTATTCTGATTTTGAAGAGATATGTAGTTTTCAAAGCCGGGAAACAGAAAATTTTGCTAATGGCAATGAAATAAAAATAAAATTGAGGATTCATAAAGAGGAATATTACGAGAAAGTTATTAAAATGCTGGAGCACATACACAGGGGAGATATTTATGAAGCTAATTTTTGCCAGGAGTTTTACGCGTTGAATACCCAAATTAATCCGGTTGAAACTTATAAAAAGTTAAATTCTATATCCAAGCCTCCTTTTGCAACTTTTATGAAGGTTAATGATAAATATTTATTATCAGCTTCTCCCGAGAGGTATTTGAGAAAAGAAGGAGAAAAAGTTATATCACAACCTATAAAAGGCACGGCAAAACGGGCAGCAACCCTTCAGGAGGATGACCTTTTTAAGTTTTCGCTTGAAAATGATCCTAAGGAAAGGTCAGAAAATATTATGATAGTTGATCTGGTTAGAAATGACCTTTCTAAAATTGCACTAAAAGGATCGGTTAAAGTTGGGGAGCTTTGTAAAGTATATACCTTTGAACAGGTTCATCAAATGATTTCAACTGTTGAAGCAAAAGTAGATAAAGGAGTTCATGCTGTAGATATCATTAAAGCAACTTTTCCCATGGGGAGTATGACCGGGGCACCAAAAATATCGGCTATGAAAATAATTGAAGAGCTGGAAGAAACCAAAAGGGGTTTGTATAGCGGGACTGTGGGGTATTTTTCTCCTAACGGCGATTTTGATTTTAATGTAATAATAAGAAGTATTTTGTATAATAAAACACAAAAATATGTTTCCTATTCAGTAGGAGGGGCTATCACGTCTAAATCTGTTCCTGAAAAAGAATACGAAGAATGCCTGATAAAAGCAAAGGCAATGAGGCAGGTTTTGGAAGAAGCTTAA
- the argG gene encoding argininosuccinate synthase: MKKLVLAYSGGLDTSYCAKFLSEEGYEVHAVSVNTGGFSKDEIKNIEKKALQLGVSSYISIDAVKSFYDKVVKYLIFGNILKNNTYPLSVSAERIVQALEIIIYAKKIGAKYIAHGSTGAGNDQVRFDMIFQVLAPNIKIITPIRDLKLSRQDEIEYLKSKGVDMSWQKAKYSINKGLWGTSVGGAETLTSHLPLPEEAYPSQLKNNGSQKIKLSFEKGELVAIDGKNDSPVNNIEKLNAIASQFAIGRDIHVGDTIIGIKGRVGFEAAAPLIIIKSHHTLEKHVLTKWQQQHKEYLANWYGMLLHEGQYLDEVMRNIEAFLEDSQKHVSGDVYVTLHPYRFTIDGIQSKHDLMNASFGSYGEMNKGWTATEAKGFIKILSNSAKIHQAVNKVNYD, from the coding sequence ATGAAAAAATTAGTATTGGCGTATAGTGGCGGATTAGACACTTCTTATTGTGCCAAATTCCTTTCTGAAGAAGGTTATGAAGTTCATGCTGTAAGTGTGAATACAGGAGGTTTTTCTAAAGATGAAATAAAAAATATTGAAAAAAAAGCTTTACAATTAGGGGTAAGCTCATACATATCAATTGATGCGGTTAAAAGCTTTTATGACAAAGTAGTTAAATATTTAATCTTTGGAAATATTTTAAAAAATAATACCTATCCCCTTTCGGTAAGTGCCGAAAGAATTGTACAAGCTCTGGAAATAATTATTTACGCAAAAAAGATAGGAGCAAAATATATTGCTCATGGTAGCACAGGTGCCGGTAACGACCAGGTACGGTTTGATATGATTTTTCAGGTATTGGCACCAAACATTAAAATTATTACTCCCATAAGAGATCTTAAATTATCCCGACAAGACGAAATTGAATATCTTAAAAGTAAAGGAGTGGATATGTCATGGCAAAAAGCAAAATATTCCATTAATAAAGGATTATGGGGAACAAGTGTCGGAGGTGCCGAGACCCTTACATCTCACCTTCCCCTGCCGGAAGAAGCCTATCCAAGTCAATTAAAAAATAACGGATCCCAGAAAATCAAATTGTCTTTTGAGAAAGGAGAACTGGTCGCAATAGATGGTAAAAATGACAGCCCTGTAAATAATATAGAAAAGTTGAATGCTATTGCTTCACAATTTGCAATAGGGCGCGATATTCATGTGGGAGATACAATTATCGGAATTAAAGGAAGGGTTGGTTTTGAAGCTGCAGCTCCTTTAATAATTATAAAAAGTCACCACACCCTCGAAAAACATGTGCTTACCAAATGGCAACAACAACATAAAGAATATTTGGCTAACTGGTATGGAATGTTACTTCATGAAGGACAATATTTAGATGAAGTAATGAGAAATATTGAAGCCTTTTTAGAAGATTCTCAAAAACACGTTTCCGGCGATGTATACGTAACTTTACACCCATACAGGTTTACTATAGACGGAATTCAGTCAAAACACGACCTTATGAATGCCTCATTCGGAAGCTATGGAGAAATGAATAAAGGGTGGACAGCCACCGAAGCAAAAGGCTTTATTAAAATTTTATCTAATTCTGCCAAAATACACCAGGCAGTAAACAAAGTAAATTATGATTAA
- a CDS encoding GNAT family N-acetyltransferase codes for MQIVIANKSHSKYAQIICDTIEESAKQRGTGIAKRSPEYIMKKLENENAIIALDGDKFAGVCYIEIWEEGKFVAHSGLIVVPEYRAQGLAKQIKKRIFEYSRKKFPNAKIIGITTGLAVMKINYELGYKPVTFSELTVDPTFWNGCQTCVNYDVLTRTNRKMCLCTGMLYDPADKKMQKHDYDNKVYKRLKNIKESIFLKKDKNKN; via the coding sequence ATGCAAATAGTTATTGCTAATAAGTCACATAGCAAGTATGCACAAATTATATGTGACACTATTGAAGAATCGGCAAAGCAGCGAGGAACAGGTATTGCAAAACGTTCTCCGGAATATATTATGAAAAAACTGGAAAATGAAAATGCCATTATAGCTCTTGACGGAGATAAATTTGCCGGGGTTTGTTATATAGAAATATGGGAAGAAGGAAAATTTGTAGCCCATTCCGGCCTCATTGTAGTTCCAGAATACAGGGCACAAGGCCTTGCCAAACAAATAAAAAAGAGAATTTTTGAGTACAGCCGGAAAAAATTCCCGAACGCAAAAATTATTGGGATAACTACAGGATTAGCAGTAATGAAAATTAACTATGAATTAGGCTACAAACCCGTAACTTTTTCAGAATTAACAGTAGATCCTACTTTCTGGAATGGCTGCCAGACTTGTGTAAATTATGATGTGTTAACACGAACCAACCGAAAAATGTGTTTGTGTACCGGCATGCTTTATGACCCTGCCGATAAAAAAATGCAAAAACATGATTATGACAATAAAGTATATAAAAGACTAAAAAACATAAAAGAATCTATTTTTTTAAAAAAAGATAAAAACAAAAATTAA
- a CDS encoding acetylornithine carbamoyltransferase — MKQFLDLEDIPNINTIISDAISLKKEPFSFEYLGKNKTIGLLFFNSSLRTRMSTQKAAQNLGMNTMIMNLNADVWGLEFEDGTVMNAGTAEHIKEAAAVISQYVDIIALRAFPSLTDKEKDLEETVIKSFQKYASVPVVNMESATAHPLQALADAVTIAEFQQKKKPKVVLSWAPHPRALPHAVPNSFAKMMQLIEVDFVITHPEGYELNPEITKNTPIIYNQDEALKDADFVYVKNWSSFKNYGQIDCTDQNWMMTLEKLGNAKFMHCLPVRRNVVVTDEVLNSSQSIVIEQANNRTWSAQVVLKHILENL; from the coding sequence ATGAAACAATTTTTAGATTTAGAAGATATTCCAAATATAAATACCATAATAAGTGATGCCATTTCCCTTAAAAAAGAGCCTTTTTCTTTTGAATATCTGGGAAAAAATAAAACCATCGGTTTACTGTTTTTTAATTCCAGTTTAAGAACCCGCATGAGTACACAAAAAGCGGCACAAAACCTTGGTATGAATACCATGATAATGAACCTCAATGCCGATGTATGGGGATTGGAATTTGAAGATGGAACTGTTATGAATGCCGGGACTGCAGAACATATAAAAGAAGCTGCAGCAGTCATTTCACAATATGTAGACATTATTGCTTTAAGGGCATTTCCGTCTTTAACGGATAAAGAAAAAGACCTGGAAGAAACAGTAATAAAAAGCTTTCAGAAATATGCTTCCGTTCCCGTAGTAAACATGGAAAGTGCAACAGCGCATCCGCTGCAGGCATTGGCCGATGCTGTTACTATTGCCGAATTTCAACAGAAAAAAAAGCCAAAAGTAGTACTCTCATGGGCACCACATCCACGGGCGTTGCCACATGCAGTACCCAATTCTTTTGCAAAAATGATGCAGCTTATTGAGGTAGATTTTGTAATCACACATCCCGAAGGCTATGAACTGAATCCTGAAATAACAAAAAATACTCCTATAATTTACAATCAGGATGAAGCCCTGAAAGATGCTGATTTTGTATATGTAAAAAACTGGAGTTCCTTTAAAAACTATGGTCAGATAGATTGTACAGACCAGAATTGGATGATGACCCTGGAGAAATTAGGAAATGCTAAATTTATGCATTGTTTGCCGGTAAGGAGAAATGTGGTGGTTACCGATGAAGTTTTAAACAGTAGCCAGTCTATTGTTATAGAACAGGCCAATAACCGGACCTGGTCAGCTCAGGTAGTGCTTAAACACATCTTAGAAAATCTGTAA